CCTATTTGCTTACTCCGGGGCAGGCGAGGAGCAGCGGCATCAGCAGCAGAGGCATCAGCAGCGACTGGACCGAGTGGACGTGATCATGATGGACGAAAAGCATCTCCCTCACCACCAACAGCAGCCAACTACTCACCACCAGCGAGGCGCCCGAGCTAAGCCAGACCTGCAAATCTGCGTGTTCTGCAGGAACAACAACGAGTCTGTTACCCTCTATACCACCCACGTCCTGAAGAGTCCCGATGGAAGAGTGTTGTGCCCCATCCTGAGGAGGTACACTTGCCCCCTGTGTGGTGCTAACGGGGACAACGCACACACCATCAAATATTGCCCCCTCTCCAAGCTACAACCTTCTATCCCGAAACTGAAGACCAGAAACTGCGTTAGCAAGAGGGTCCGTTAATAAGGACAGCGTGAGTCGAATTAAGTTCATGCCCTGAGCAACCTTCGTAGACTAATATTTGGACTTTTATTGAGAGTATTTTGAGTACGGGAAAATGTTTTATAGTGGCTGAATGTACACTGTCTAAATTTGTTTACAATCTACTATTTCTGGCGGAATATCAAGTCCAGAAACCTACCTCAGTTATATAAATATATAGTTTATGGAAATGAGAATGCCACAATCATTTTTTTTAATTCCGCTATGTGCATTTCGCTTTCAGAAAATGTGAGGTAACTTAACCAGTGATATATTGTAGATGTATTTTGATTTAATTAGGTAGGAAATGTTGCATTCGAAAGTGAAATGTAAAACTGTTCTAAGGACTACTAATTAGTAACTGTTAACAGTATGGGAAGCcaataaattttcatgttttagcAGCTCTTTTGTCTGTTTTGTTTGCGATGAACCTTCAAGTTGGTTAGAAACCAATTGTGCTTTCGACTGTCCTCGGGCGCCGCCTGCCTGTGGACAAC
The sequence above is drawn from the Hypanus sabinus isolate sHypSab1 chromosome 22, sHypSab1.hap1, whole genome shotgun sequence genome and encodes:
- the LOC132379798 gene encoding nanos homolog 1-like, which encodes MESFGSLDNRLDNHTSPVDYLHQRFANSCENTFNSWNDYLGLTTLVSKAVNQAGKSGLHPGSELGLQTRSPYLARSLELSHLPLCSHHGALLDSDLEERFAEFSPFSTSSSPLFAYSGAGEEQRHQQQRHQQRLDRVDVIMMDEKHLPHHQQQPTTHHQRGARAKPDLQICVFCRNNNESVTLYTTHVLKSPDGRVLCPILRRYTCPLCGANGDNAHTIKYCPLSKLQPSIPKLKTRNCVSKRVR